The following are encoded in a window of Spirochaeta cellobiosiphila DSM 17781 genomic DNA:
- a CDS encoding deoxycytidylate deaminase, with product MSNDYVRPSWDEYFMEVCEAISKRATCDRGRSGCVIAKDRQLLVTGYVGSPAGLPHCDEVGHQIKTTVHEDGHTSNHCVRTVHAEQNAICQAAKRGISIDGATLYCRMTPCRTCAMLIINCGIKRVVCEKKYHSSSETEQMFKEAGIELEYFSEEILKYSNQ from the coding sequence ATGAGTAATGATTATGTACGTCCCAGTTGGGATGAGTATTTTATGGAAGTTTGTGAAGCTATCAGTAAGCGGGCCACCTGTGATCGGGGACGATCAGGCTGTGTTATAGCCAAGGATAGACAACTCCTGGTAACAGGGTATGTAGGTAGTCCTGCAGGCCTTCCCCATTGTGATGAAGTGGGTCATCAGATAAAGACCACTGTACATGAAGATGGTCATACCTCTAATCACTGTGTAAGAACAGTCCACGCTGAACAAAATGCCATTTGCCAGGCGGCCAAAAGAGGGATCTCTATAGATGGAGCCACCTTATACTGCCGAATGACTCCTTGTCGAACCTGTGCCATGCTTATCATTAATTGTGGGATAAAACGGGTTGTCTGTGAAAAGAAGTATCATTCTTCTTCTGAAACAGAACAGATGTTTAAAGAAGCGGGGATTGAGTTGGAATATTTTTCCGAAGAAATCTTAAAATACTCCAACCAATAA
- a CDS encoding YhbY family RNA-binding protein: MAKKTHPLDSQQRSSLTKKAQRLKPIVMVGKSGLTDEVIKAVTEALESHELIKVKFVDYKDEKKDLSRVIADKTDSQLVRLIGNIAIYYWYQPDPDKRRISVS; this comes from the coding sequence ATGGCAAAGAAAACACACCCTTTAGATAGTCAACAACGAAGCAGTTTAACCAAAAAAGCACAACGGTTAAAGCCCATAGTTATGGTTGGTAAATCCGGTTTAACCGATGAAGTGATCAAAGCCGTAACTGAAGCTTTAGAAAGCCATGAGCTTATTAAGGTTAAGTTTGTTGATTATAAAGATGAAAAAAAGGATCTCAGTCGGGTTATCGCCGATAAAACTGATAGTCAACTGGTTAGACTTATTGGTAATATCGCTATTTATTATTGGTACCAACCTGATCCTGACAAACGTCGTATTAGTGTCTCATAA